GCCGGCGGCTGGCGGGCCGCATGATCGAGGCGCTGCTGGCGCGCCCGGACAATGCGGGGGTCACCCATCTCACCACGACCGTGACGGACGACAATCGCGCGTCCTGGGCCCTGTTCGAAGGGCTCGCCCGCCAATGGGGCACGGCCCTGGAGAAAAGCGCCCGTTTCGGGCGCGACACGCATTTCGCCGGCGCCCACGCCACCGAATGGCAGGCGCGCATCGGCCCGCTGCCGGCGCGCCGCCCGCCCATCGAGGAGAATTGACGACATGACCATCACGCAACCCAAGCCGACCCCCTCCATTCCCGACATAGCGATCTACGAACGGCGGGAGTCGGTCGTGCGCAGCTATGCCCGGTCGATGCCGCGCCAGTTCACGCAAGCGCAAGGCGTGTGGATGCGCGACGACCAGGGCGGCCGCTATCTGGATTTCCTGTCGGGCTGCTCGACCCTGAACTACGGCCATAACCACCCGGTGCTGAAGCAGGCCCTGCTCGATTATATCGCGGCCGACGGCATCGCCCATGGCCTGGACCTGCATACCGACGCCAAGGCGGACTTCCTCGAAACCTTCGAGGACATCATCCTGAAGCCGCGCAAGCTGGACTATCGCGCGATGTTCACCGGCCCGACCGGCACCAATGCGGTGGAAGCGGCGATCAAGCTGGCCCGCAAGGTGACGGGGCGCGAAGGGGTGATCGCCTTCACCAACGGTTTCCACGGCATGACGCTGGGCGCGCTGGCCTGCACCGGCAATGCGTCGAAGCGCGCGGGCGCGGGCGTGCCGCTCAACCATGTCGCCCATGAGCCCTATGAGGGCTATCACGGCCCGGATGTCGATACGGCCGAACTGCTGGAACGGCGTCTGGCCGACCCGTCCAGCGGCCTCGATGCGCCCGCCGCCATATTGGTGGAGACGGTGCAGGGCGAGGGCGGCCTCAACGCGGCGTCGCCCGCATGGCTGCGCGCCATCGCGGAGATCGCCCGGCGCCACGGCGCGCTGCTGATCGTGGACGACATCCAGGCCGGCTGCGGCCGCGCGGGCGGCTTTTTCAGTTTCGAGGGCATGGGCGTGACCCCGGACATCGTGACGCTGGCCAAGTCGCTGTCGGGCATGGGCCTGCCCTTCGCCCTGGCGCTGTTCCGCCCGGAACTCGACCAATGGCTGCCCGGCGAGCATAACGGCACGTTCCGGGGCAACAACCATGCCTTCGTGACCGCCGCCGCCGCGCTGCGCCATTTCTGGAGCGGCGGGGAGTTCCAGGCGGATGTCGCGCGAAGGGGCCGCCTGCTCGAAAGGCGGCTAGACGCCATGGCGGCGGAACATGGGCTTTCGACCCGCGGCCGGGGCATGATGCGCGGCATCGATGTGGGATCGGGCGAGATCGCGGGAGCGATCACCGCCGCCTGCTTCGCCCGCGGCCTCATCATCGAAACGAGCGGCGCGCATGACGAGATCGTCAAGGTGCTCGCGCCGCTCATCATCGACGACGCCCTGCTGTCGGCGGGGCTGGACATATTGGAGACGAGCATCCGCGAAGCGTTGGCCGTGCCCTACGGCGTCGCGGCGGAATAAAGGAGAATAGCATGATCGTTCGCAAGCTTCAGGACATCCGCAAATCCGACCGCAACGTGCAGTCGAAAGGCTGGGAAAGCGCCCGCCTGCTGCTGAAAGACGACAGCATGGGCTTTTCCTTCCACGTCACGACCATGTATGCGGGCGAGGAACTGCACATGCATTACCAGAACCATCTGGAAGCGGTTCTGGTGCTGAAGGGGAAAGGCACGATCGAGGATCTGGGCACGGGCGTGACGCACCCGCTCGCCTCCGGCGTGATGTACGCCCTCGACGCCCATGACCGGCATGTCGTGCGGCCCGAAACCGACATACTGTGCGCCTGCGTGTTCAACCCGCCCGTCACGGGCAGCGAAGTGCATGACGAAAGCGGCGCCTATCCGGCCGAGGCGGACATGGTTCGCGAGGCCGTCCCGAGCAACTGACCCGACAGGAAAGGGGAAGTCCCCGTGCAAGACATCTACCCGTCCCGCCATGCACAGGCGGCGGCGTTTCTGCCGCGCCTCGATCCGGTCGTCCATGGCGGCTGGCACGAAGGCGCGCCGCTGAGCCGGGAGCAGGCGGCGCAATTCGACCGCGACGGCTATCTGGTTCTGGAGGATATGTTCTCCGACGAGGAAATCGCCTTCCTGCAAGGGGAGGCGGGAACGCTGCTGGCCGATCCCGACGCGCTGGAGGAGGAGACGGTCGTCACCGAGCCGGGCGGGCGAGAAATCCGGTCGATCTTCAGGATCCACGCCCAGAGCCGGGTGATGGGCCGGCTCGCCGCGGACGAACGGCTGGCCCAGGTCGCCCGCTTCCTGCTGGGCGACGAGGTGTACATCCACCAGTCGCGGCTCAACTACAAGCCGGGTTTCCAGGGCAAGGAGTTCTACTGGCACAGCGATTTCGAAACCTGGCATGTGGAAGACGGGATGCCCCGGATGCGGGCGCTGTCCATGTCCGTGCTGCTGGCGGAGAACACGCCGCATAACGGGCCGCTGATGCTGATCCCCGGATCGCACCGCAGCTTCCTGACCTGCGTGGGGGAAACGCCGGAGGATCATTACCGCATGTCGCTCAAAAAACAGGAATATGGCGTGCCGGACGAAACCAGCCTTGCCGAACTGGCGCATGAGCATGGGATCGTCGCGCCGACCGGAAAGCCGGGCACGGTCGTCCTCTTCGACTGCAACGTCATGCACGGGTCGAACGGCAATATCACGCCCTTCCCCCGCGCCAACGCCTTCCTGGTTTACAACGCTGTCGGCAATGCGCTGGAGCGGCCCTTCGGAGCGGAAAAGCCCCGCCCCGACTTCATCGCCGCGCGCGGCGATCCGGACAGGATCGTGCCGGTCGGCGGGCCGCTGATGGCGGAGGCGGTGGCATGAGCGCGGACGCCGCGAAGGGCCATAGCGTCGAGAAGATCGGCGGCACATCCATGGCCGCGACCGCGATGCTGTTCGACAATGTGCTGGTCGCCGGGCGCAAGGGCGCGGAGCTTTATAACCGCATCTTCGTCGTGTCGGCCTATGCGGGCATGACCGACCTGCTGCTGGAGCACAAGAAGAGCGGCAGGCCCGGCGTCCATGCGCGCTTCGTCGCGGACGAAGGCGCCGATGGCTGGCGCGAGGCGATGGAGGAGGTGCGCGCCGCCATGCATGCGCGCAATGCGGAGATGTTCGCGCGGGCGGACGGGCTGGCGCAGGCGACGGCCTTCGTCGACATGCGCATCGACGCGGTGGCCGCCTGTCTGGACGATCTGGCGCGGCTGCGCAGCCATGGGCGCTTCTGCGTCAAGGAGCAACTGGTGACGGTGCGCGAACTGCTGGCCGGGCTGGGCGAGGCACACAGCGCGCACAGCACCGCGCTGCTGCTGAAGGAACGGGGCGTGAATGCCGCCTTTGTCGACCTGACGCTGTGGGATCAGGACGACCGGCGCGGGCTGGACGAGCGGATCGTCGCGGCGCTGGAGACGGTCGACCTTTCCACCACATTGCCCATCGTGACCGGCTATGCCGGCTGCGTCGACGGCATGGTGCGCCGCTATGCGCGGGGCTATTCGGAAATGACCTTTTCGCGGATCGCCGTGCTGACGGGCGCGCGGGAGGCGATCATCCACAAGGAATTCCACCTGTCGAGCGCGGACCCGAAGCTGGTCGGCATCGACCGGGCGCGCAAGATCGGACGGACAAATTACGACGTGGCCGACCAGCTCGCCAATCTGGGCATGGAGGCGATCCATCCCGGCGCGGGGCGCGGGCTGCGCCAGACGCATATCCCGCTGCGCGTGCGCAACACCTTCGACCGGGAGGATGGCGGCACGCTGATCTGCGGCGATTATGTGTCGGAATATCCGCGGGTCGAGATCGTGACCGGCATCCGCCATGCGCAGGCGCTGCAATTCTTCGAACAGGACATGGTGGGCGTGAAGGGATATGACGCCGCCATATTGGAGGCGCTGACCGCGCATGGCGCGTGGATCGTCAGCAAATCGTCCAACGCCAACACCATCACCCATTATCTGTCCGCCGACGCCGCGACGGTGAAGCGGGTGATGGCCGACCTGCAACAGCGCTATCCCGAGGCGTCGGTCTCGGCCCAGCCGGTGGCGATGGTGTCGGTGATCGGCAGCGACATTTCGCGGCCGTCCCTGGTCGCCGACGCGCTGGACGCGCTGGCCGGGGAAGGCATCGGCATCATCGCGATGCAGCACCAGATCCGCAATGTCGACGTGCAGTTCATCGTCGATGTCGCCCAATATGACGCTGCCGTGCGCGCGCTGCATCGCGCATTGGTGGAACAGGACGAACCGGCCGCGGCGGAGGGACGACGCGCCGCCTGATGCTTGCCGCCATCCATCCGGTTCGCAGCCTGCTGCTCTCCATCTTCATGCTGATGGCGGGCAGCGGGTTCCTGGCCACGTTGATCAGCCTGCGCCTGGAACGCGGGGGCAGCGGGACCATCACCATCGGCATCGTCGCCACCGCCTATTTCGGCGGCCTGATGGCGGGCGCGCTGCGCGCCGGAGAAATCGTGCGGCGGGTCGGGCATATCCGCGCCTTCGCCGCTTTCGTCGCCCTGCTGTCGGCCAGCACGCTTTCCTATGTGCTGCTCGACCATCCGGCGCTGTGGGCGGGGCTGCGGCTGATCGACGGCATCTGCGTGGCGGGCGTGTTCGTGTGCCTGGAAAGCTGGCTCAACGACCGGGCGGAGCCGGACATGCGGGGCAGCGTGCTGGCCGCCTATATGGTCGCGCTCTATTCGGGGCAGGCGATCGGGCAATTGCTGCTGGGGGCGAGCGGGGCATTGCCAGCCATACCCTTTCAGATCGCCTCCATCCTGATTTCGCTGGCCATTATCCCGCTCTGCCTGACGCGCAGTTCCGCGCCCGCGCCGATGGAAGCGAGCGCCTTTTCGATCCGGTCGCTGCTGGCCGCTTCCCCGCTGGGCGCGATGGGCGCGGTGGCGACGGGGCTGATGCTGGGCGCCTTCTATGGACTGGCGGCGGTGCATGTGCGGCGCCTGGGGCTGGACCTGCCGGAAACGGCTCGGTTCATGATGATCGTGATCCTGGGCGGCGTCGCGCTGCAATGGCCGCTGGGGCGGTTGTCCGACCGCTATGACCGGCGGCGGATCATCATCCTGAGCTTCGCGGCGGCCGCGCTGGTGAGCCTCCTGCTCGCATTGTGGGAGTCAGGCGGTATCGTGCTGCTGACGCTGGGCGCGCTTTTCGGGGGGCTCAGCTTCGCGCTCTATCCGCTGTGCGTCGCTCATTGCAACGACAGGCTGCTGGAAACGGAGCGCGTGGCGGCGAGCGGGCGGCTGGTGCTGCTCTATTCGGCCGGCGCGGCTCTGGGGCCGGTTTGCGCCGCGAGTTTCATGACCGTGGCCGGGACCGGTGGCCTGTTCCTGTTCATTGCGCTGTGCGCCGCCCTGGCGCTGGTTCTGGGGCTGTGGCGGCAGAGAGCGTCTGAACCCGTGCCCGGCGGCGAGCAACAGGAATTCCAGATCCTGCCGCGCACCACGCCCATGGCCGCCTTGCTCGATCCCAATGTCGGCGATGAAAACATATCCGAGGGACAGAGGACATGACGGCGATTCCAGCCGATGGCTCTCCGGCCATTCCAGCCCCGGCGCAGAAGAGCACGCTGCGGCGCGCCATTGCCGCATCGGCCATGGGCAATGCGACCGAATGGTTCGACTATGGCATCTATGCCTATGGCGTGACCTATATTTCCGCCGCGCTGTTCCCCGGCAATATGGACGAAGCCGTGCTGTTCGCGCTCGCGACTTTCGCCATTTCCTTTCTGGTGCGGCCGCTGGGCGGGCTGTTCTGGGGACCGCTGGGCGACCGGCTGGGGCGCAAGTCCGTGCTGGCCTTCACCATATTGCTGATGTCCGGCGCGACGCTGTGCGTGGGGCTGATCCCCGATTATGCGAGCATCGGTTTCTGGGCGCCCGCCCTGCTGATCCTGCTGCGCATGGTGCAGGGCTTTTCGACCGGCGGGGAATATGGCGGGGCCGCGACCTTCATGGCCGAATATGCGCCCGACGACCGGCGCGGTTTCTACGGCAGCTTCCTGGAGTTCGGGACGCTGGCGGGATTTTCGCTGGGCGCGGCGCTGATGCTGGGCTTTTCCCTGATATTGGGAGACGGGGCGATGCATGAATGGGGATGGCGCATCCCTTTCCTGATCGCGGCGCCCATGGGGCTGGTCGGCATGTATCTGCGCTCGAAAATGGAGGATACGCCCGTTTTCCAGGCCGCCGCCGCGCTGCATCACGCGGGACCGCCGCCTCCCAGCCTTCGGCTTCTGATGCGTGGCCACTGGCGGCCCATGCTGGTGGTCGGCGGGCTGGTCGTCGCGCTCAATGTCGTCAACTACACGCTGCTGAGCTACATGCCGACCTATCTCCAGCAGCGGATCGGCCTGTCGGGCGACGAGGCGCTGATCGTGCCGATCATCGGCATGCTGCTGATGATGGTCGTCCTGCCCTTTGCCGGGGCGCTGTCGGACAAGGTCGGGCGGCGGGCGATGTGGCGGGTGTCGCTGATCGGACTGCTGATCGCCGTCGTTCCGCTCTATATGCTGATGGGAACGGGCCTTTGGGGAGCAACCATCGGCTTCGTGCTGCTGGGGCTGCTCTACGTGCCGCAACTGGCGACGATTTCGGCGACCTTCCCGGCGCTGTTCCCGACGCAGGTGCGCTTCGCGGGCTTTGCCGTGGCCTATAATGTCTCGACCTCCATCTTCGGCGGCACCGCGCCTGTGATCGGCAGCGGCCTCATCAGCCTGACCGGCAATGAGCTGATGCCCGCATTCTACATGATGCTGGCCTGCATCGCCGGCCTGATCGCGCTGCGCTTCATGCCAGAGACGGCGGGCCGTTCCCTTCATGACGACCCGTTTGCGGAGAAGCCCGTTTGATGACCCGATTGCCGCTTGCCAATGACAATATCGCCAGGCTGATGCAGGGTTATGCGCGCGAGCCATGGATGCAGAGCGGGATCGCCCTGCTGCTGCTCATGCTGGTCGCATGGGTCGCCAACTGGGTGGCGAAGCGCATCGTGCTCCGGGTGCTGCTGCGCCTGCTGGAACATCTGCCTTTCCAGGTGGAGGCGGGGCATATCGGCGCCGTGGTCGCCCGGCTGTCGAACATCGTTCCGGCGCTGGTGATCCAGTCCGGCATCGCCGCGGTGCCGCATTTGCCAGCCGACGCCATGGCCTTTGTCCGCAGCCTTTGCACGGCGTTCATCATCCTGACGATCGCCATCGCGCTCAGCGGCTTCCTCACGCTGCTCAACGATCTGTACCAGCGGCGTCCGGACGCGGCCAACAAGCCGATCAAGGGCTATGTGCAGCTTGGCAAGCTGCTGGTCTATGGCGCGGCCGCGATCCTCATCATCGCGGCATTGATGGATCAGTCGCCCTTGTTGCTGCTTTCGGGACTGGGCGCGATGGCGGCCGTGCTGATGCTGGTGTTCAAGGACACGATCCTGTCGCTGGTCGCATCGGTCCAGATCGGGTCGAACGACATGGTGCGCGTGGGCGACTGGATCGAAATGCCGCAGTTCAATGCCGATGGCGACGTGATCGACATCGCGCTGCATACCGTGAAGATCCAGAATTTCGACAAGACGATCACCACCGTTCCGACCCATCGCCTGATTTCGGAGAGCTTCCGCAACTGGCGCGGCATGTCGGAATCGGGCGGGCGGCGCATCATGCGCTCGCTCAAGATGGACCAGGCCAGCGTTCGTTTCCTGGATGAAGGCGATGTGGAGCATATGGAGCGTTTTGCCCTGCTGCGCCCCTATCTGGATGCCAAGCGGCGGGAGATCGCTCTGTGGAACGACAAGCCCGAGGCGAACGGCGCGGTCAATGGCAGGCGGCTCACCAATATCGGCACGTTCCGCGCCTATGTGCTGGCCTATCTGGAATCGCGCGAGGACATCGCGCGGGACAAGACGCTGCTGGTGCGGCAACTCGCGCCGGGCGAAAACGGCCTGCCGCTGGAAATCTACGCTTTCGTCACCAGCACGGTCTGGGCCGAATATGAGGGCGTGCAAGCGGACATATTCGACCATCTGATCGCGATCCTGCCGGAATTCGGGCTTCGATTGTTCCAACGTCCCGCGGGAGCCGACCTGACGGGCTTGGCGGGGAGCCGTGGAATGGAGCGCGCTCCGGTCTAGCCGGATTCAGTTTCCCTGTCCCTGTCCGATGCATGATGGGGGTACTGCCAGAGGAAGGTCGCCTGACGCTCGCGAAACCCTCTGCAATCCGTCAGGCCGACAGCTCTTTCCGGACGATCGCCGCGCCGGCACCCAAGGCGTTGAGCTTGCCCAGCGCGACCTGACGGGACAATGGGGCCATGCCGCAATTGGTGGACGGATAAAGCTTGTCCGCATCCACGAATTCCAGCGCGTTTCGCAGCGTGCCGGCCACTTCCTCCGGCGTCTCGATCGTGTCGCTCGCCACGTCGATGGCGCCGACCATCACCTTCTTGCCCCG
This genomic window from Sphingobium cloacae contains:
- the ectB gene encoding diaminobutyrate--2-oxoglutarate transaminase: MTITQPKPTPSIPDIAIYERRESVVRSYARSMPRQFTQAQGVWMRDDQGGRYLDFLSGCSTLNYGHNHPVLKQALLDYIAADGIAHGLDLHTDAKADFLETFEDIILKPRKLDYRAMFTGPTGTNAVEAAIKLARKVTGREGVIAFTNGFHGMTLGALACTGNASKRAGAGVPLNHVAHEPYEGYHGPDVDTAELLERRLADPSSGLDAPAAILVETVQGEGGLNAASPAWLRAIAEIARRHGALLIVDDIQAGCGRAGGFFSFEGMGVTPDIVTLAKSLSGMGLPFALALFRPELDQWLPGEHNGTFRGNNHAFVTAAAALRHFWSGGEFQADVARRGRLLERRLDAMAAEHGLSTRGRGMMRGIDVGSGEIAGAITAACFARGLIIETSGAHDEIVKVLAPLIIDDALLSAGLDILETSIREALAVPYGVAAE
- a CDS encoding ectoine synthase, coding for MIVRKLQDIRKSDRNVQSKGWESARLLLKDDSMGFSFHVTTMYAGEELHMHYQNHLEAVLVLKGKGTIEDLGTGVTHPLASGVMYALDAHDRHVVRPETDILCACVFNPPVTGSEVHDESGAYPAEADMVREAVPSN
- the thpD gene encoding ectoine hydroxylase, translating into MQDIYPSRHAQAAAFLPRLDPVVHGGWHEGAPLSREQAAQFDRDGYLVLEDMFSDEEIAFLQGEAGTLLADPDALEEETVVTEPGGREIRSIFRIHAQSRVMGRLAADERLAQVARFLLGDEVYIHQSRLNYKPGFQGKEFYWHSDFETWHVEDGMPRMRALSMSVLLAENTPHNGPLMLIPGSHRSFLTCVGETPEDHYRMSLKKQEYGVPDETSLAELAHEHGIVAPTGKPGTVVLFDCNVMHGSNGNITPFPRANAFLVYNAVGNALERPFGAEKPRPDFIAARGDPDRIVPVGGPLMAEAVA
- a CDS encoding aspartate kinase translates to MSADAAKGHSVEKIGGTSMAATAMLFDNVLVAGRKGAELYNRIFVVSAYAGMTDLLLEHKKSGRPGVHARFVADEGADGWREAMEEVRAAMHARNAEMFARADGLAQATAFVDMRIDAVAACLDDLARLRSHGRFCVKEQLVTVRELLAGLGEAHSAHSTALLLKERGVNAAFVDLTLWDQDDRRGLDERIVAALETVDLSTTLPIVTGYAGCVDGMVRRYARGYSEMTFSRIAVLTGAREAIIHKEFHLSSADPKLVGIDRARKIGRTNYDVADQLANLGMEAIHPGAGRGLRQTHIPLRVRNTFDREDGGTLICGDYVSEYPRVEIVTGIRHAQALQFFEQDMVGVKGYDAAILEALTAHGAWIVSKSSNANTITHYLSADAATVKRVMADLQQRYPEASVSAQPVAMVSVIGSDISRPSLVADALDALAGEGIGIIAMQHQIRNVDVQFIVDVAQYDAAVRALHRALVEQDEPAAAEGRRAA
- a CDS encoding MFS transporter, yielding MLAAIHPVRSLLLSIFMLMAGSGFLATLISLRLERGGSGTITIGIVATAYFGGLMAGALRAGEIVRRVGHIRAFAAFVALLSASTLSYVLLDHPALWAGLRLIDGICVAGVFVCLESWLNDRAEPDMRGSVLAAYMVALYSGQAIGQLLLGASGALPAIPFQIASILISLAIIPLCLTRSSAPAPMEASAFSIRSLLAASPLGAMGAVATGLMLGAFYGLAAVHVRRLGLDLPETARFMMIVILGGVALQWPLGRLSDRYDRRRIIILSFAAAALVSLLLALWESGGIVLLTLGALFGGLSFALYPLCVAHCNDRLLETERVAASGRLVLLYSAGAALGPVCAASFMTVAGTGGLFLFIALCAALALVLGLWRQRASEPVPGGEQQEFQILPRTTPMAALLDPNVGDENISEGQRT
- a CDS encoding MFS transporter, with translation MTAIPADGSPAIPAPAQKSTLRRAIAASAMGNATEWFDYGIYAYGVTYISAALFPGNMDEAVLFALATFAISFLVRPLGGLFWGPLGDRLGRKSVLAFTILLMSGATLCVGLIPDYASIGFWAPALLILLRMVQGFSTGGEYGGAATFMAEYAPDDRRGFYGSFLEFGTLAGFSLGAALMLGFSLILGDGAMHEWGWRIPFLIAAPMGLVGMYLRSKMEDTPVFQAAAALHHAGPPPPSLRLLMRGHWRPMLVVGGLVVALNVVNYTLLSYMPTYLQQRIGLSGDEALIVPIIGMLLMMVVLPFAGALSDKVGRRAMWRVSLIGLLIAVVPLYMLMGTGLWGATIGFVLLGLLYVPQLATISATFPALFPTQVRFAGFAVAYNVSTSIFGGTAPVIGSGLISLTGNELMPAFYMMLACIAGLIALRFMPETAGRSLHDDPFAEKPV
- a CDS encoding mechanosensitive ion channel family protein, whose amino-acid sequence is MMTRLPLANDNIARLMQGYAREPWMQSGIALLLLMLVAWVANWVAKRIVLRVLLRLLEHLPFQVEAGHIGAVVARLSNIVPALVIQSGIAAVPHLPADAMAFVRSLCTAFIILTIAIALSGFLTLLNDLYQRRPDAANKPIKGYVQLGKLLVYGAAAILIIAALMDQSPLLLLSGLGAMAAVLMLVFKDTILSLVASVQIGSNDMVRVGDWIEMPQFNADGDVIDIALHTVKIQNFDKTITTVPTHRLISESFRNWRGMSESGGRRIMRSLKMDQASVRFLDEGDVEHMERFALLRPYLDAKRREIALWNDKPEANGAVNGRRLTNIGTFRAYVLAYLESREDIARDKTLLVRQLAPGENGLPLEIYAFVTSTVWAEYEGVQADIFDHLIAILPEFGLRLFQRPAGADLTGLAGSRGMERAPV